The Melitaea cinxia chromosome 22, ilMelCinx1.1, whole genome shotgun sequence genome segment tgcccatagtcaccacgctgggcaggcgggttggtgaccgcagtactggctttgtcgctaaTACGCACACACTGAATAGTAAATGGAGCGTTGATATTTCACTTAAGATcgattatttactttatagttTTGTACTAGTCATCTCACGTAGTTTTTGACAAGTCCTTGAAGTGATTTAATGACAATAATCTTTAAATGTACTTAACATTTGAAACAAGTTGActcggcgaacttcgtatcgccatatttattttatagctataTTATTAGGGTCGTGTAAACCTTCTTCTGCGAATACAGAATACAAAAAAGACGTATTCAATCAGATGCAGtgggtcaaaaaaaaaatgtgcgtgccacaacaatttatttttattaatattgattttgttactaacataatatatgcaacgttttattaaaagttCTAGAAAAAGACACACACTACAGACAAGTAGGTATTATGAAATCATTGTGCTATTGACAAAAGGcagttaataattattatttttaagttattactaATTCTAAAGATCTAATTTTGTCTAGAAATAcgtttaagaaatataaattatataagcaTTATTCTTTGTATTACTTACGTGTGTTCGTACGTACTAGACATTCCTCCCGGTTTCACTCGGTTTGACTTCTAAATTTATCgacgacgaaaaaataaaaattctaatttcttttaaaatattaatataaattacaggAATATTGGTTATCATACATTATCTTATATGGTATAATATATCTCAAatgaaatcaaatcaaaaataactttattcaaataggcctcaaaagcactttcgaattttcattttacaaattaaaacttttaagtcattaatattttgaaaagtaaagctaccactaattcggaatgtagattctgcagagatgaatcggcaagaaactccgcagttatttttttgaaaataatatatatacaatatatatatttataactagatcagcaaacaagcgtatggctcaagtctcaactgatggtaagcgattaccgtagtatagacgtctgcaacaccaaaagcatcgcaagcgcgttgccgaccgtacCTCCATTCCTCCAGGACCTCTtaggttaccttactcaccaacaggaacacaacactgcttggaaacagtattatttagctgtgatcttctgtaaggttggtAATACCCCAGTtgtgctgctccatattttgagcaggaaatttcctgccagACCTCAGTTACAATGTAACTATGTTGACTAAACTACATATACGGAATAATTATCAATTATGATGACATCACGCATCATTCATAGAATATTACATCTTCATAGATACCTGTTAATTAACTTTGCAAACAAACTTTTGGTCCAATATATATTCTAAACATCGACATTAGTATCATCAGCACTCGCATCGGCAGTCGTTTCGAAAATGtctcaaatatttatcatttcgttatttttgttgattgttcAAACACGTTCTTACGACTTACTACTCGGCTATCCAGatacaaattcaaatattatcTACAGCAAAGTACACCAAGAAAATCCAGCGATATGGTATAGATCAGAAACGTTCACAGTCAACTGTTCAAAGAGTGAAGTGATCAACGCTATTAAGGTACTGGATTTAAGAGATGACCTTATGGGAGAAGTTTATTTGAAATCTGGAGGTATCGGACAGAAGTTTGTGACGCTCGAGTTAGACAGTCCAAGCATATTCCGCGGCTATAACTTCTACGTCGAAATTTACGCGATACAAAACAATGAGTTTATGTTTAAACACGGCAAGTGAAAACTTAATTTACTAGCAGTTTTGGCGAACTTGTATTGCCATACTTTcttcgtaaatatttataaattttttttatacaagctGTGATCTggcaataaataatacaaaaaaaaagaatgtttgAATTTGGTGCTGTCTTTgggaagttatgcgcgtacgtACATTTCAACGAGTCATTCTTATTTATGTAgacaatattttgtattaatattgtttCAAGTTTAGTGTGTTAAAACGTTACGTATTCGTGTTAATGTGTTActgatgtaataaaattacttttgtgtTTCATGATctttcatttatcaataatatatatatttaatgataatgTTATTGTTTGTTATATGTAGCGTGATATGTGTGATAACTGACGTACCAACTTTGAATTCTAGTGATCTTAATTTGTATATCTATTTGTCACGTCTCTTTATATCGTTCCGTGATGTTTTTTCTACAAATCTAAGGAAAAATACAAACGTATTGTAGATTTAATCcatcattttaatattgattaacatgttttattttaccttgaagtaattgaaataacgtgttttattttatttgactagttctaaaaataaaaataggaattacCCGCCTAATTTTTCCATTTCTATTtttgtaaagatatttataagttattacaATTGTATGTGGACTCAATATTTTTCAGtcgttatataaaataaatatacgtgaAACAAAGGCGAAATTTCTTTTAGCTgacttcttctttctttcttttactATATGGTAAGAATAATTTGCATATTATTGAaatctaattattaaaatctaaacgTTTAACTGAATTTGTGTCTAAAATATTTctgttgaattatttatcaaattaccgaaacacaaaaaagaaaacagtaGGTATTGatttaaaacgttaaaaagATTCGCATGACCagcattataatatatgtatgtatattaatactCTAAGGTTTAAGATGTGTGCtttccctttttagaaaaaacctcacaataactccatataaattatatgtcattttattacagtacctgggtgaccgagcttagctcggtatttttagtaaatcgtgttttttagaaatcatatttaaatacgacttacatattgataaaatatgaataatattttcgattttaccgacataataataaaaaatatgaactggctatttaaataaaaaataacgagtgcaattagaaaaaaaaggaaaaaaataatcaatcatGGGGATTTaaaccgtggtcttttcggtcgatttcccaccttacaactttattgacgaTTGCGAAAtataccttcgtattctaacgatat includes the following:
- the LOC123664684 gene encoding uncharacterized protein LOC123664684, which codes for MSQIFIISLFLLIVQTRSYDLLLGYPDTNSNIIYSKVHQENPAIWYRSETFTVNCSKSEVINAIKVLDLRDDLMGEVYLKSGGIGQKFVTLELDSPSIFRGYNFYVEIYAIQNNEFMFKHGK